One genomic segment of Candidatus Berkiella aquae includes these proteins:
- a CDS encoding EAL domain-containing protein, whose protein sequence is MGRLRLSFSQKVQLYACTVGLISLIFAGIAFVVLEAKHSHVELENALQFKVDLINHSIGQALATNQIEKTKEILEYFKKNPEIVSAGIYSVNGVPIAVYNPKALPQAELSLSTNNQSILFGKDDVKIVGDITYNNQIVGKVVLLHSLDQIKYHINYLIMMITIVLILSLLGAVLVTFFLQDVLTKSLNNLSKTVKEITKTKDYSLRAEVLTQDDLGDLTQGINSMLDEVEGRDKALTKSEERLNLALWASNEVMFDLDFENNNWYIDESFTNLTGYRRDQMPKDREQYFKLVHPEDIHQIKSELRSHLADEKPFFVTEHRLRHKSGNWRWMLARGKVVERNKHGHALRMVGTLLDITAKRETQKRLELFNKVFESTTEGVIVTDPEFRIIEINPSFTHITGYLRQDIIGQSINILHSDKQNEDFYRRMHLSLDTQRKWQGELWEKRKNGEIYPQRLTINAMLDDKEQLIHYVAVFSDITQFKQTEDELQYLTHHDALTSLPNRTLLMIQLETEIQSAKANHQRLALIMLGIDKFKVLNDSYGHEVGDTILQLVATRLLRCVKRKELVSRVTGDEFVLIIDNVEDYEQLKQTTQEILLTITAHYFNIEYHDILLGASVGVSIYPDDAQDSQTLFTNADTALYHAKLAERNSFQLYMPGMNNQVLIKQRMAFLLRSALANNEFFVEYQPKIDARTGLTCGAEALLRWQNAELGLVPPGVFIPLAEELGVIVPVGRWALKTACQQARKWHDMGYSHLKVSVNLSAYQFRTGDLVKETARILQETQLPTHALDLELTEGVLIDNVDRCVLRLKVLKSMGVNISIDDFGTGYSSLSYLRRFPIDALKIDQSFITHVCQNQEDASIVDAIVAMAKGLNIRTIAEGVETKEQVDYLIAKQVDELQGYYYSKPLLAEQFIERLHDESANISIIGHSTK, encoded by the coding sequence ATGGGACGACTAAGGCTTTCTTTCAGTCAAAAAGTGCAGCTATATGCTTGTACAGTTGGTTTGATTTCCTTAATATTCGCCGGCATTGCATTTGTTGTTTTAGAGGCTAAGCATTCACATGTCGAGCTGGAAAATGCCCTCCAATTTAAAGTCGATTTAATTAATCATTCTATTGGGCAAGCATTAGCGACTAATCAAATCGAGAAGACAAAAGAAATTTTAGAATATTTCAAAAAAAATCCTGAAATTGTAAGTGCTGGTATTTATTCGGTTAATGGGGTGCCTATCGCAGTTTATAACCCTAAAGCATTACCGCAAGCTGAATTATCTTTATCGACCAATAATCAAAGCATTCTTTTCGGGAAAGACGATGTCAAAATCGTTGGAGATATCACTTATAATAATCAGATCGTAGGCAAAGTCGTTTTGCTGCATTCTTTAGATCAAATCAAATACCATATTAATTATTTAATTATGATGATAACAATTGTTTTAATTCTATCATTACTGGGCGCGGTATTAGTGACTTTCTTCTTGCAAGATGTGTTAACGAAATCCTTGAACAATTTGTCGAAAACAGTGAAAGAAATCACAAAGACAAAAGATTATTCTTTGCGCGCTGAAGTATTAACGCAAGATGATCTGGGTGATTTAACCCAGGGAATTAATTCCATGCTTGATGAAGTAGAAGGTAGAGATAAAGCCTTGACTAAAAGCGAAGAACGCTTAAATCTTGCGTTATGGGCCAGTAATGAAGTCATGTTTGACTTAGATTTTGAAAACAATAATTGGTATATCGATGAAAGTTTTACCAATCTGACAGGGTATCGACGTGATCAAATGCCAAAGGATAGGGAGCAGTATTTTAAATTAGTGCATCCAGAGGATATTCATCAGATTAAAAGTGAATTACGAAGTCATTTAGCAGATGAAAAACCTTTTTTTGTGACTGAACATCGGCTGCGACATAAATCAGGAAATTGGCGTTGGATGCTAGCTCGAGGGAAAGTGGTAGAGCGTAATAAACATGGCCATGCTTTGCGAATGGTCGGAACCTTACTAGATATTACAGCCAAACGCGAAACACAAAAGCGTTTGGAATTATTTAATAAGGTTTTTGAAAGCACAACCGAAGGGGTTATTGTTACCGATCCTGAATTTCGAATTATTGAAATTAACCCTTCATTTACGCATATCACAGGCTATTTAAGACAAGATATTATCGGTCAATCCATTAATATATTACATAGTGATAAGCAGAATGAAGATTTTTATCGACGGATGCATCTTTCGTTAGATACCCAAAGAAAGTGGCAGGGTGAACTGTGGGAGAAACGCAAAAATGGCGAGATTTATCCGCAACGTTTAACGATTAATGCCATGTTAGATGATAAAGAACAGCTGATCCATTATGTTGCAGTATTCTCAGATATTACTCAATTTAAGCAAACAGAAGATGAGTTGCAATACTTAACGCATCATGATGCGCTAACATCATTGCCCAATCGTACCTTGTTGATGATACAACTTGAAACTGAAATTCAATCTGCCAAAGCAAATCATCAACGCTTGGCATTGATTATGTTAGGTATTGATAAATTCAAGGTGCTGAATGATTCATATGGTCACGAGGTAGGAGATACTATCTTACAATTGGTTGCAACGAGATTACTTCGTTGCGTTAAAAGAAAAGAGTTGGTTTCACGCGTAACTGGAGATGAGTTTGTGTTGATTATCGATAATGTAGAGGATTATGAGCAGCTTAAACAAACCACACAAGAGATTTTGCTAACCATTACTGCTCATTATTTCAATATTGAATATCATGACATCTTATTAGGTGCATCGGTGGGAGTGAGCATCTACCCCGATGATGCCCAAGACTCACAAACACTCTTTACCAATGCTGATACAGCACTTTATCATGCAAAACTTGCGGAACGGAATTCATTTCAACTTTATATGCCAGGCATGAATAATCAAGTCTTGATAAAGCAGCGAATGGCATTTTTACTGCGTAGCGCTTTAGCGAATAATGAATTTTTTGTTGAATACCAACCTAAAATTGATGCAAGAACGGGTTTAACTTGCGGTGCTGAAGCTTTGCTGCGCTGGCAAAATGCTGAGCTTGGCTTAGTGCCACCAGGGGTCTTTATTCCTTTGGCAGAAGAATTAGGCGTCATTGTGCCTGTCGGTCGTTGGGCTTTGAAAACAGCATGTCAGCAAGCCAGAAAATGGCATGATATGGGATATTCTCATTTAAAGGTCTCTGTGAATCTTTCAGCTTATCAATTTCGTACGGGTGATCTAGTTAAAGAAACCGCTCGTATTTTACAAGAAACACAATTACCAACCCATGCGCTTGATTTAGAATTAACAGAAGGCGTGCTGATTGATAATGTTGATCGCTGTGTTTTGCGCTTAAAAGTATTAAAATCCATGGGGGTTAATATTTCAATCGATGATTTTGGCACAGGCTATTCATCATTGAGTTATTTGCGTCGTTTCCCGATTGACGCATTGAAGATTGATCAATCGTTTATCACCCATGTTTGCCAGAATCAGGAAGATGCAAGTATTGTTGATGCTATTGTTGCGATGGCAAAAGGATTAAATATTCGAACCATTGCAGAGGGGGTGGAAACAAAAGAACAAGTTGATTATTTAATTGCTAAACAAGTCGATGAGTTACAAGGATATTACTATAGTAAGCCCTTACTGGCTGAGCAGTTTATTGAAAGACTGCATGATGAATCTGCCAACATTTCCATAATTGGTCATTCTACTAAATAA
- the ptsP gene encoding phosphoenolpyruvate--protein phosphotransferase, with protein sequence MLSVLRQIVQEVNEAQDLQEVLRIIVERVSCAMGVEACSAYLVERRKHHYLLVASVGFLDGVDGKVTIPLSEGLVGLVGEREEPINLSDAPSHPRYRYFPETGEERYSAFLGVPMIHQRRVVGILVIQQRQPRRFDEGEVAFLVTVSAQLASYIAHANAGGVMTHFTVTQSNLPSTLHGIPSAPGIAIGTAVLVLPADLDAVTDKEITDIDREIEYFEQALETTRADIRRLKGHLAKTLLPEEQNLFDAYLSMLDSRSIKEDIIALIEEGHWAPYALRKIIKRQVHKFETMEDPYLRERSADLLDLGRRVLANLQSESPLPHTYPHDTILVGDEISASDLAEVPQDHLLGIVSLKGSANSHVAILARAIGIPAVMGVAGFPAHKCDRKQIIVDGYHGEVFTSPTQAMISDFARLAAEEKELYAGLDELRELRCETPDGTRVALCVNAGLVADIRPALQVGAEGVGLYRTEVPFMIRDRFPSEEEQYLIYRQLLESFAPKPVTIRTLDVGGDKFLSYFPVTEDNPFLGWRGIRITLDHPEIFLVQLRAMLRASNGLQNLRVLFPMISCISEIEEALRLLRQAHREVIDEGGNARFPETGVMIEVPSAVYQAHELIKRVDFLSVGSNDLTQYLLAVDRNNPYVANLYDSLHPAVLHALAIIANAAHSQNKPVAICGEMASEPTAVIALLGLGYNQLSMNALSLPRVKWIIRNFTVVKAQQLVKEVMNFHHAQDIRQFLESALEDAGLGGLVRGGK encoded by the coding sequence TTGCTTAGCGTTCTCAGGCAAATTGTTCAAGAAGTGAATGAAGCACAAGATCTGCAAGAGGTGTTGCGCATCATTGTCGAACGTGTTTCCTGTGCGATGGGAGTAGAAGCTTGCTCTGCCTATTTAGTCGAACGCCGAAAGCATCATTATTTGCTAGTCGCATCGGTAGGTTTCTTAGACGGAGTTGATGGTAAGGTGACCATTCCCCTTTCTGAGGGGTTAGTCGGTTTAGTGGGTGAGCGTGAAGAGCCTATTAACTTAAGCGATGCTCCAAGCCATCCTCGTTATCGGTATTTTCCTGAAACAGGGGAAGAGCGCTATTCTGCCTTTTTAGGCGTACCCATGATTCACCAACGAAGAGTGGTTGGTATTTTGGTTATTCAACAACGTCAACCTCGCCGTTTCGATGAAGGAGAAGTTGCTTTTTTAGTGACCGTTTCTGCTCAATTGGCAAGTTATATTGCCCATGCGAATGCAGGCGGCGTCATGACGCATTTTACTGTCACTCAATCTAATCTACCTTCGACGTTACATGGTATTCCATCAGCCCCAGGGATTGCGATAGGAACAGCGGTATTGGTTTTGCCTGCTGACCTTGATGCGGTCACTGATAAAGAAATTACCGATATTGATAGGGAAATTGAATATTTTGAGCAAGCATTGGAAACAACGCGTGCAGATATTCGACGTTTAAAAGGTCATTTAGCGAAAACACTATTACCTGAAGAGCAAAATTTATTTGATGCCTATTTGAGTATGCTGGATAGTCGCAGCATTAAAGAAGATATCATTGCACTCATTGAAGAAGGGCATTGGGCTCCTTATGCATTACGTAAAATTATTAAACGCCAAGTGCATAAATTTGAAACGATGGAAGATCCCTATTTGCGAGAACGCTCAGCAGATTTACTGGATCTGGGGCGGCGCGTTTTAGCAAATTTACAAAGTGAAAGCCCATTGCCTCATACCTATCCCCACGACACCATTTTGGTGGGAGATGAAATATCAGCCTCCGATCTGGCAGAAGTGCCACAAGATCATTTATTAGGGATTGTTTCTTTAAAAGGTTCAGCTAATTCGCACGTCGCTATTTTAGCGAGAGCAATTGGGATCCCGGCTGTCATGGGCGTTGCAGGTTTTCCTGCGCATAAGTGTGATCGAAAACAAATTATTGTTGATGGATACCATGGGGAAGTATTTACTTCACCAACGCAAGCAATGATTTCTGATTTTGCCAGATTGGCAGCAGAGGAAAAAGAATTATATGCAGGCCTAGATGAGCTGCGAGAGCTGCGTTGCGAGACGCCAGATGGTACCAGAGTTGCACTTTGCGTGAATGCGGGTTTAGTCGCAGATATTCGTCCTGCATTACAAGTTGGCGCAGAGGGAGTCGGTCTATATCGTACTGAAGTCCCTTTTATGATACGTGATAGATTTCCAAGTGAGGAAGAACAGTATTTAATTTATCGACAATTATTGGAAAGTTTTGCGCCAAAGCCGGTTACCATTCGTACATTAGATGTTGGGGGCGATAAATTTTTATCTTATTTCCCAGTGACTGAAGACAATCCATTTTTAGGATGGCGTGGTATTCGTATTACGCTGGATCATCCTGAAATTTTCCTGGTACAGCTTCGCGCCATGCTTCGTGCAAGTAATGGATTACAAAATTTGCGAGTTCTCTTTCCGATGATTTCCTGTATCAGTGAAATCGAGGAGGCTTTGAGATTACTACGCCAAGCTCATCGTGAAGTGATTGATGAGGGGGGTAATGCTCGCTTTCCTGAAACGGGCGTTATGATTGAAGTGCCATCGGCAGTCTATCAAGCACATGAACTCATTAAACGAGTTGATTTTTTATCAGTAGGTAGTAACGATTTAACTCAGTATCTACTTGCGGTAGATCGCAACAATCCCTATGTTGCCAACCTATATGATTCACTCCACCCAGCAGTGCTGCATGCATTAGCAATCATTGCCAATGCTGCACATTCACAGAATAAACCTGTTGCAATTTGCGGTGAAATGGCCTCCGAGCCCACAGCAGTTATTGCATTGCTAGGGTTAGGATACAACCAGCTGAGTATGAATGCACTGAGTTTGCCACGAGTTAAATGGATTATTCGTAACTTTACCGTGGTCAAAGCACAGCAATTAGTGAAAGAAGTGATGAATTTTCATCACGCTCAAGACATCAGACAATTTCTTGAAAGTGCGCTAGAAGATGCGGGGTTGGGTGGTTTAGTTCGTGGTGGCAAATAA
- the rppH gene encoding RNA pyrophosphohydrolase yields MIDENGFRLNVGIILTNSHGQLFWGRRVNQDAWQFPQGGIHDNEQLEEALFRELYEEIGLSQKEVSIVAESEQWLSYRLPRRLIRSDTRPPCIGQKQKWFLLRLEGEDSCIKLDVSIKPEFDHWRWVSYWFPLYQVVAFKREVYRQALLEFSPKIMNIKKELMTLDPLDH; encoded by the coding sequence GTGATTGATGAAAACGGCTTTCGCCTCAATGTAGGGATTATCTTAACTAACTCTCATGGTCAGCTTTTTTGGGGGCGTCGCGTTAACCAAGATGCGTGGCAATTCCCACAGGGGGGCATCCACGATAATGAGCAGCTCGAAGAAGCACTTTTTCGTGAGTTATATGAAGAAATTGGATTATCTCAAAAAGAAGTATCGATTGTTGCCGAATCTGAGCAATGGTTAAGCTATCGCTTGCCTAGACGCTTAATTCGTAGCGATACCCGTCCCCCTTGTATTGGGCAAAAACAAAAATGGTTTTTGCTACGTTTGGAAGGCGAAGATAGCTGTATCAAGTTAGATGTTTCAATCAAGCCAGAATTTGATCATTGGCGTTGGGTAAGTTATTGGTTCCCACTTTATCAAGTTGTTGCTTTCAAACGAGAAGTTTATCGTCAAGCGTTGCTGGAATTTTCACCCAAAATAATGAATATCAAAAAAGAATTGATGACATTAGATCCACTTGACCATTAA
- a CDS encoding outer membrane protein, which produces MKRIGILLCLSSSLFAASAAQAGWEGNWLLGVSGGWAWHSDRDVDVTIIHPAPGNQITSFRAGDVGDSNSKFIWGLLAGYQARCNSWLLGGEINVDWRDHGDDGATFSFIDPVDGAVSGSVSGNSHHNAVVGLTARVGYEVSRYFLPYIRLGAEVTRVDDVDFVAIAPAVPYSVAYANDRNHRWGFVGGVGAEFPVPLCNALSLRAEYNYHSHSRHDDVVALASNLGTLYTISGDGSRHENTGKASLVWNFL; this is translated from the coding sequence ATGAAAAGAATTGGAATCTTATTATGTCTTTCTTCAAGCTTATTTGCAGCTTCAGCTGCACAAGCTGGCTGGGAAGGTAACTGGTTATTAGGTGTGTCTGGTGGTTGGGCATGGCACAGCGATCGTGACGTAGACGTAACAATTATTCATCCAGCTCCTGGTAACCAAATTACTTCATTTCGTGCTGGTGACGTTGGCGACAGTAACAGCAAATTTATCTGGGGTTTATTAGCAGGCTATCAAGCACGTTGCAATAGCTGGTTGCTTGGTGGTGAAATCAACGTTGATTGGCGTGATCATGGTGATGATGGTGCTACTTTCTCATTCATCGATCCCGTTGATGGTGCAGTGAGTGGTTCAGTAAGTGGTAATTCCCACCATAATGCTGTTGTTGGCCTCACCGCTCGAGTAGGTTATGAAGTTTCCCGTTATTTCTTACCTTACATCCGTTTAGGTGCAGAAGTAACACGTGTTGATGATGTCGATTTCGTTGCAATTGCGCCAGCAGTACCTTATTCAGTGGCTTATGCTAACGATCGCAATCATCGTTGGGGCTTTGTCGGTGGCGTAGGTGCTGAATTCCCAGTGCCATTATGCAATGCATTGTCACTACGTGCTGAATATAACTACCATTCACACAGCAGACATGACGACGTTGTTGCTTTAGCTAGCAACCTTGGCACACTCTACACAATCAGTGGTGATGGCAGCCGTCATGAAAACACGGGTAAAGCTTCTTTAGTGTGGAACTTCCTTTAA
- a CDS encoding outer membrane beta-barrel protein — protein MNKCRLVLSLLTLLLTVNVQAYWQGEPLVGVSVDYARYDGRYDIGLFYTGFPIVPKTDYQDRQRNTGFGGGALLGYQFICNDWVLGAELSADWFDTNKERVFVFTDQINALAWDTALQARNKGFYGLSARVGYYMAPFFMSYVRVGVETVHQEITARFNGAPGVYPFGLTLKDNSWQNHVFVGVGAEFPLPLFCQLSLRMEYNYHFPSATLQGRGRILDGVVNPAFSVEARPSIDTGKVSLIWNF, from the coding sequence GTGAATAAATGTCGGTTAGTGTTGTCTTTATTAACGCTGCTATTAACAGTTAATGTGCAAGCTTATTGGCAGGGTGAGCCTTTGGTTGGGGTATCTGTCGATTACGCAAGATACGATGGACGTTACGACATAGGCCTTTTCTATACCGGATTTCCGATAGTGCCCAAAACCGATTACCAAGATAGACAAAGAAATACCGGTTTTGGTGGTGGCGCATTATTAGGGTACCAATTCATTTGCAATGATTGGGTTTTGGGCGCCGAGTTATCTGCTGATTGGTTTGATACCAACAAAGAGCGCGTTTTTGTTTTTACCGATCAAATCAATGCGCTGGCTTGGGATACGGCTTTACAAGCACGTAACAAAGGCTTTTATGGTTTAAGCGCGCGTGTAGGTTACTACATGGCTCCGTTCTTTATGTCCTATGTTAGAGTCGGTGTTGAGACAGTTCATCAAGAAATAACCGCTCGATTTAATGGAGCGCCAGGCGTTTATCCTTTTGGTCTGACCTTGAAAGATAATTCATGGCAAAATCATGTTTTTGTTGGTGTCGGCGCAGAATTCCCCTTACCACTTTTTTGCCAACTCAGTTTGCGCATGGAATACAACTATCACTTCCCTAGCGCAACTTTACAGGGGCGTGGTCGAATTTTAGATGGTGTTGTTAATCCAGCCTTCTCTGTCGAAGCAAGGCCTTCCATCGACACCGGTAAAGTTTCCTTGATTTGGAATTTTTAA
- a CDS encoding outer membrane protein codes for MRMKSVLAFTVLSASVFASTLGQASSSSNFLLGGELGWARQKEGFTTQFVTTSPLVIPAITVYNNPAQSIMITDQGMIFGLLAGWQMRCNRWLAGIEANVDFQEFDETRQFAFTDSVTGLHGVLGSVRYERGPIYALTLRGGYFVTPGFLPYVRVGAQYSRDEATYQANIGSNLGAPFGFVSLPDFSSKKDDIWGVVAGIGVEFPAFIGPSTIRFEYTYSATENIVIDDSTAPIIGTHNFRHPQPETSAIKASWVWNFV; via the coding sequence ATGCGTATGAAATCCGTTTTGGCATTTACTGTTTTATCCGCCTCCGTGTTCGCAAGCACACTAGGCCAAGCAAGTTCATCTAGTAATTTCTTACTAGGTGGCGAGTTGGGTTGGGCAAGACAAAAAGAGGGTTTTACCACTCAATTTGTTACAACTTCTCCGCTTGTTATTCCCGCTATCACCGTTTACAACAATCCTGCACAAAGCATCATGATCACCGATCAAGGGATGATCTTTGGCTTACTTGCTGGATGGCAAATGCGTTGTAATCGATGGCTTGCTGGTATTGAAGCGAATGTAGATTTTCAAGAATTTGATGAAACTCGCCAATTTGCATTCACTGATAGCGTCACTGGTTTGCACGGTGTATTAGGCAGCGTACGTTATGAACGCGGTCCTATTTACGCTTTGACTTTACGTGGTGGTTATTTTGTAACCCCAGGCTTCTTACCTTACGTTCGTGTTGGCGCACAATACAGTCGTGATGAAGCAACGTATCAAGCAAACATTGGCAGCAATCTTGGCGCTCCTTTTGGATTTGTTTCGCTTCCTGATTTTAGCTCCAAGAAAGATGATATTTGGGGCGTCGTTGCGGGTATTGGTGTAGAATTCCCTGCATTCATTGGTCCATCAACGATTCGCTTTGAATACACGTATTCTGCGACTGAAAATATTGTTATTGATGATAGCACTGCTCCTATTATCGGCACACATAATTTCCGTCATCCGCAGCCAGAAACTAGCGCTATTAAAGCGTCATGGGTGTGGAATTTCGTATAA
- the gcvPB gene encoding aminomethyl-transferring glycine dehydrogenase subunit GcvPB, with protein MTIFDKSQPGRQASAQFPTLTKTPDLPQKWLRQDIPLLPELSELEVVRHFTRLAQQNYCIDTHFYPLGSCTMKYNPRGVQHAAMLPGFLHHHPLAPLMSSQGFMHCLYELQEYLKAITGMVGISLTPMAGAQGEWAGVAMMRAYHHERQDFTRTEILVPDTAHGTNPASAAMCGFTVREIPTTDDGDIDIVALKAMVGPQTAGIMLTNPSTLGVFERSITTVAKLIHEAGGLLYYDGANLNAILGKVRPGDMGFDVMHMNLHKTFATPHGGGGPGSGPVAVSKRLLPYLPVPIVAKEAQAYRWLAEKECPQTIGRLSTFMGNAGILLRAYAYLRLLGKEGLYRVAEYATLNANYLMVALQKLGYQVAFHRRATHEFIITLAKEAKQYEMSAMDVAKRILDAGFYAPTTYFPLLIPECFLIEPTETESKQTLDAFVAAMQQIRQEMASEPEKIRSSPSRLACKRLDEVKAARELNLVWKPKSIDSSP; from the coding sequence ATGACTATTTTTGATAAGAGTCAGCCTGGACGACAAGCGTCAGCCCAATTTCCAACATTAACCAAGACACCGGATTTGCCGCAAAAATGGCTTCGTCAAGATATACCGTTATTACCGGAATTATCAGAATTAGAAGTTGTTCGTCATTTTACTCGGCTTGCACAACAAAATTATTGTATTGATACGCACTTTTATCCCTTAGGCTCCTGTACGATGAAATATAACCCAAGAGGTGTGCAACATGCTGCAATGTTACCTGGGTTTTTGCATCATCATCCCTTAGCGCCTTTGATGAGTAGTCAAGGATTTATGCATTGTCTTTATGAATTACAAGAATACTTAAAAGCCATTACAGGTATGGTTGGTATTTCATTAACGCCAATGGCGGGTGCTCAAGGTGAGTGGGCGGGTGTTGCAATGATGAGAGCTTACCATCATGAACGCCAAGATTTTACGCGTACCGAAATATTGGTACCCGACACGGCACATGGTACCAATCCAGCATCCGCTGCGATGTGTGGTTTTACGGTACGCGAAATACCGACAACGGATGATGGCGATATTGATATTGTGGCGTTAAAAGCGATGGTGGGGCCGCAAACCGCTGGCATTATGCTAACCAATCCTTCAACACTTGGGGTATTTGAGCGTTCTATCACGACGGTTGCCAAATTGATTCATGAAGCAGGTGGATTACTTTACTATGATGGTGCAAATCTCAATGCCATTTTAGGCAAAGTTCGCCCAGGCGATATGGGGTTTGATGTGATGCATATGAACTTGCACAAAACCTTTGCAACGCCGCATGGAGGGGGTGGCCCCGGTAGTGGTCCGGTTGCCGTGAGTAAACGATTACTGCCTTACTTGCCCGTTCCTATTGTTGCAAAAGAGGCACAAGCTTACCGATGGTTAGCTGAGAAGGAATGTCCTCAAACGATTGGGCGCTTATCTACCTTTATGGGCAATGCCGGTATTCTCTTGCGGGCTTATGCATACTTACGCTTGCTAGGGAAGGAAGGATTATATCGCGTTGCAGAATATGCAACCTTGAATGCTAACTATTTGATGGTGGCCTTACAAAAACTAGGTTATCAAGTAGCCTTTCATCGACGTGCGACACATGAATTTATTATTACCTTAGCAAAAGAAGCAAAGCAGTATGAAATGAGCGCAATGGATGTTGCTAAGCGGATATTAGATGCAGGATTTTATGCGCCAACAACCTATTTCCCATTATTAATTCCAGAATGTTTTTTGATTGAACCAACCGAAACAGAATCTAAGCAAACGCTAGATGCCTTTGTTGCAGCGATGCAGCAAATAAGGCAAGAAATGGCATCTGAACCTGAAAAAATTCGCAGTTCTCCAAGTCGTTTGGCTTGCAAACGCTTAGATGAAGTAAAAGCCGCTCGTGAATTAAATTTAGTGTGGAAGCCAAAAAGTATTGACTCGTCACCATAG
- the gcvPA gene encoding aminomethyl-transferring glycine dehydrogenase subunit GcvPA has protein sequence MPFIPHTESDIQLMLQEIGVESINSLFDEIPSALMINDMPEIPMGLNEMAMMQLMQSRAKQTMELQCFIGAGAYEHHIPAAVWDLTQRGEFLTAYTPYQAEASQGSLQLMWEYQTMMASLMGMEISNASLYDGASALAEAVLMGIRSKSKEVKPCVWIASNIHPFYRQVLHTILKPHAIPVKEIAYDPTHGVVTLEALETQWQQEKSLTVLVMGQPNFFGRLENVDTITDWAHEKDAVVVGVVNPIAMSWLKPPGQWGKSGADIACGEGQPLGVPLAGGGPYFGFLCSRMSLVRQMPGRLVGLTQDQNNQPGFTLTLQAREQHIRRSKATSNICTNQGLLVTAATIYMSLLGPQGLKQIAQQCYLNHQVLVQQLLAIDVKPCFVGEHFHESVWQLPADVNKVLETLCEQGIAGGFNVSPYYPSLENALLICATETKSSEDIEHFVKMLNAAIQRSHI, from the coding sequence ATGCCATTTATTCCGCATACAGAAAGTGATATTCAATTAATGCTGCAAGAAATTGGTGTTGAATCAATCAACTCGTTATTTGATGAAATCCCATCTGCGTTAATGATCAATGATATGCCAGAGATCCCGATGGGACTTAATGAAATGGCAATGATGCAATTGATGCAATCACGCGCAAAACAAACAATGGAGTTGCAATGCTTTATTGGGGCAGGTGCTTATGAACATCATATTCCTGCGGCGGTTTGGGATTTGACGCAGCGAGGCGAATTTTTAACAGCTTATACGCCCTATCAAGCGGAAGCAAGCCAAGGTAGCCTACAGTTGATGTGGGAATATCAAACGATGATGGCATCGTTAATGGGAATGGAGATATCTAATGCTTCATTGTATGACGGTGCTTCAGCTTTAGCAGAAGCGGTATTAATGGGTATTCGTTCTAAGTCAAAAGAAGTGAAGCCTTGCGTTTGGATTGCTAGTAACATTCATCCATTTTATCGCCAAGTGTTGCATACGATTTTAAAACCTCATGCAATACCAGTGAAAGAAATTGCTTATGATCCAACTCATGGCGTTGTGACATTAGAGGCTTTGGAAACACAATGGCAACAAGAAAAATCACTCACAGTTTTGGTGATGGGACAACCCAATTTTTTTGGACGTTTAGAAAATGTGGATACGATAACGGATTGGGCACATGAGAAAGATGCCGTGGTTGTGGGAGTAGTTAATCCCATTGCGATGTCATGGTTAAAACCACCGGGACAATGGGGAAAAAGTGGAGCAGATATTGCTTGTGGTGAAGGACAACCCTTAGGTGTGCCATTGGCAGGTGGGGGGCCCTATTTCGGATTTTTATGTTCAAGAATGAGTTTGGTGCGACAAATGCCAGGTCGCTTAGTGGGTTTAACGCAAGATCAGAATAATCAACCTGGTTTTACCTTGACCTTGCAAGCCAGAGAGCAACATATTCGTCGTAGCAAGGCAACCTCGAATATTTGTACCAATCAAGGATTATTAGTGACAGCGGCAACAATATACATGAGTTTGCTGGGGCCCCAAGGTTTAAAACAGATAGCACAGCAATGCTATCTTAATCATCAAGTTCTCGTACAGCAGTTGTTGGCGATTGATGTCAAGCCTTGTTTTGTAGGCGAGCATTTTCATGAATCGGTATGGCAGTTGCCTGCTGATGTGAATAAGGTATTAGAAACACTCTGTGAACAAGGTATTGCTGGTGGATTTAATGTCAGTCCTTACTATCCATCATTAGAAAATGCTTTGCTTATTTGTGCGACAGAAACCAAAAGTTCTGAAGATATTGAGCATTTTGTTAAGATGCTTAATGCTGCAATACAAAGGAGTCACATATGA